One window of the Zea mays cultivar B73 chromosome 3, Zm-B73-REFERENCE-NAM-5.0, whole genome shotgun sequence genome contains the following:
- the LOC109944808 gene encoding uncharacterized protein K02A2.6-like, which translates to HRFVLVATDYFIKWTEAVALKNMTHKEVIEFITEHIIHRFGIPQTLTTDQGTSFMSKEVREFAELYRIKLLNSSPYYAQANGQAESSNRTLINLIKKKISNNPKHWHKILSEALWAHRISKHRATKVSPFELVYGQEAVLPVEISLNAVRFARQNDLTATDYYNSMMDNIDEVTDKRMIALGAIEKDKIMVARAYNKKVKAKSFQVRDLVWKTILPLRNKDRKFEKWSPSWEGPYKVKQVMSGNAYLLQTLQGKDLPKALNE; encoded by the coding sequence catcggtttgtgttagttgccactgactatttcatcaaatggactgaagccgttgctctaaagaacatgacgcacaaggaggtaattgagttcataactgagcatattattcatagattcggcattccccagaccttgactacagatcaaggtacttcttttatgtcaaaggaggtacgtgaatttgctgaattatacagaattaagctgcttaattcatctccatattatgctcaggccaatggacaggccgagtctagtaataggacattaattaatttgataaaaaagaagatatctaataatcctaaacattggcataagattttgtctgaagctttatgggctcataggatatctaaacatagggctactaaagtgtctccttttgagcttgtctatgggcaggaagcagtgttgcctgtggaaataagtttgaatgctgtcaggttcgccagacaaaatgatctaactgctactgattattataattcaatgatggataatattgatgaggtgaccgataagaggatgatagctttgggagcaatagaaaaggacaagattatggtagccagggcctacaacaagaaggtcaaagcaaaatcatttcaagtacgggacctggtgtggaagactattctgcctctaaggaataaagatcgGAAGTTcgagaaatggtcgccaagctgggagggtccttataaagtaaaacaggtgatgtctggcaacgcctatttgctacaaacattacaaggcaaggatttgcctaaggctttgaatgag